Proteins co-encoded in one Acipenser ruthenus chromosome 3, fAciRut3.2 maternal haplotype, whole genome shotgun sequence genomic window:
- the LOC117394398 gene encoding myelin P2 protein-like — MVDQFIGTWKMVASENFDNYMKALGVSFVNRQAGNLAKPYLIFSVEGDTVCMKSQSTFKTSEVKFKLGEEFEETTADDRKTKTKITLENGKMMQNQSWDGKQTTLERELKDGKLVARCIMGNVVATRTYEKEA, encoded by the exons ATGGTCGATCAGTTTATAGGAACGTGGAAAATGGTTGCTAGTGAAAATTTCGATAATTATATGAAAGCTTTGG gtGTCAGTTTTGTTAACAGGCAGGCGGGTAACCTGGCAAAACCCTATCTGATCTTCAGTGTAGAAGGCGACACTGTTTGTATGAAATCACAAAGCACTTTTAAGACCTCGGAGGTCAAATTCAAATTGGGTGAGGAGTTCGAAGAAACTACAGCCGACGACAGAAAAACAAAG ACTAAAATCACCTTGGAAAATGGCAAAATGATGCAGAATCAATCGTGGGATGGCAAACAGACAACATTAGAAAGGGAACTGAAAGATGGAAAATTAGTAGCG agatGCATCATGGGCAATGTTGTTGCCACAAGGACCTATGAGAAAGAAGCATAA